A stretch of Stigmatopora argus isolate UIUO_Sarg chromosome 22, RoL_Sarg_1.0, whole genome shotgun sequence DNA encodes these proteins:
- the pcf11 gene encoding pre-mRNA cleavage complex 2 protein Pcf11 isoform X2: protein MDCLVLSSHAGDKFGVAFPGSKMDDSTAREDACQEYKSSLEDLTFNSKPHINMLTILAEENVSFAKDIVAIIEAQISKAAAAEKLPVLYLVDSIVKNVGGEYLAVFAKNLITSFICVFEKVEENTRKSLFKLRSTWDEVFPLKKLYALDVRVNSVDPAWPIKPLPPTVNASIHVNPKFLKQSEEAPSPRPSPPQPPPTPPPPAAAAVQASLTQEQLIRQQLLAKQKQLLELQQKKIELELEQTKAQLAGGFSVLTATPGPPVATPKPVGQPTPVVRSVVAPQPPIDPKLPTRDPRLNRLGPPKGKESSAGKKEFPPSALISAITAERRAAERAPLSEKPRIPKKDDKPSLKSPQVTKTPQSKTKQPEADHQKSADNAKKDPRLKKRGPDKAGDEEQKDKKSRSAELPKAYRGRLQNGSLAKHERVDSAEKAGGNARSHARKRTRSRSRSRSPTSPKRKDRRSPKSRTRSKSLSPSPSRKPGKPRRPRGDEPPPPQGKTVSRDDRPASKKNQAEGRRPKTPADDRRAKSRDSPRSHDGGGGNQGKGTPSRWRSGWDENKHLKPGEPHAKLGPQRHKPYNTPTRPTTPRTPKHRLSVDANLQIPEALNSASKKDLLRRASKSLESGEITQEDFLNMAHKIKNFFQYQEEKQQHPETWTDDDDFPAKNATPLDQAQLTYFEHKSKLKKTQVARRSPGEGWEGLEECEGPGRPTRELAERESMEREEQRPPLAPMVEEYNHGKEFPALKGLRFRRRADPRETSEREWNSPLTERQREEQKSGYDVPRRYAESRHPDPRRTDGFHPSAAPVLRNCPSPSSQETPVPMFERERLSPLHQKDVADVSPVARFESPNSEHSDDGPLPLDAAPVIAGNVPGGMPPNVRRSPGRSPPHDGGPPLARFEPPGGHPGPSRAHPPGWYGEPPHFEVPRSGVSPHHPPERFNVPPGALRNVDNMGPFEGPGRFDGAGPGPGLFDNCGVPCYDNNLGPGPGPMGFPLQQQGMPFDNPALRQDGSGPPMLFEAHGQPGPRFELAAQGPCFDGPPGQQAPPGFPPQLTIPMRPMPPPMYENPLPPPQGFPMAPQPFPEAGVNQAFHPGGPMAFPGPPNVVQPSANFNILPGPPFGQPNTGPFFNPAVASVNMQQPVNVLNMNQPFLPHNPVPFGQPAPQMPPAENHLGQVDVNDLLSKLISTGIIKGSQPDPAAPVNELPVVAAPEAAPTEEEEEEEVEDDFPDLTDFKLDDMKLRYEGVVTKLYSGNQCCLCSMRFTVAQTDLYADHLDWHFRQNHAGKVAGRKITHRRWTGWSLKRLPTWRSEPRACSLRRRARRRFRRARRPPKRRSFRASKPPKTKWQSCAKSARSPLRRTGWKKRKTGSSKTPSESTIRTSILPVSRIIKTPLRTSTRRRRPTKY from the exons ATGGACTGCTTAGTGCTCAGTTCGCATGCTGGCGACAAATTTGGTGTAGCTTTTCCCGGCTCAAAGATGGACGACAGCACGGCGAGGGAAGATGCATGCCAAGAGTACAAGTCCTCGCTGGAAGACCTCACATTCAACAGCAAGCCGCACATCAACATGCTGACCATCCTGGCCGAGGAAAACGTCAGCTTCGCCAAGGATATCGTCGCGATAATTGAAGCACAAATAAGCAAG GCCGCAGCAGCCGAGAAGCTTCCAGTTTTGTACTTAGTGGATTCCATAGTGAAGAATGTTGGAGGAGAGTACCTAGCAGTGTTTGCTAAAAACCTAATCACTTCATTTATATGTGTCTTTGAAAAG GTGGAAGAGAACACTAGAAAGAGTTTGTTTAAGTTGCGATCGACATGGGATGAGGTATTTCCTCTGAAGAAACTGTACGCCTTAGACGTGCGGGTCAACTCGGTGGACCCGGCGTGGCCAATCAAGCCTCTGCCGCCCACAGTGAATGCCAGCATCCACGTCAACCCCAAGTTTTTAAAACAG TCGGAGGAGGCGCCTTCTCCGAGACCGAGCCCTCCGCAACCGCCGCCgactccgccgccgccggcggctGCGGCCGTTCAGGCCAGCCTGACTCAAGAGCAGCTGATTAGACAGCAGCTGTTGGCCAAACAGAAGCAACTACTGGAGCTTCAACAGAAGAAGATTGAGCTGGAACTGGAGCAGACCAAAGCACAGCTG GCGGGAGGATTTTCCGTACTCACGGCAACCCCAGGACCGCCCGTGGCCACCCCGAAGCCAGTAGGTCAACCCACTCCCGTGGTTCGATCGGTGGTCGCCCCCCAGCCTCCGATCGACCCCAAGCTACCGACCCGAGACCCGCGTCTGAATCGCCTGGGCCCGCCTAAAGGAAAAGAGTCGTCCGCTGGCAAAAAGGAATTCCCCCCTTCGGCTCTCATCTCCGCCATAACGGCGGAAAGGCGGGCGGCGGAGAGGGCGCCTCTTTCGGAAAAGCCGCGGATTCCCAAAAAGGACGACAAGCCCAGCCTGAAGTCTCCTCAAGTGACTAAAACCCCCCAGAGTAAGACCAAGCAACCGGAGGCAGACCACCAGAAGTCAGCAGACAATGCAAAGAAGGATCCCAGGCTGAAAAAGCGGGGTCCCGATAAGGCCGGAGACGAGGAGCAGAAGGACAAGAAGAGTCGTAGCGCCGAGCTCCCCAAGGCCTACAGGGGAAGGCTGCAGAACGGCTCCTTGGCCAAACACGAGCGCGTGGATTCCGCCGAGAAGGCGGGCGGCAACGCCCGCTCGCACGCCAGGAAGCGCACGCGCTCTCGATCCAGGTCGCGCTCGCCGACCTCGCCCAAGAGGAAAGACAGGAGGTCGCCCAAGAGCAGAACCAGGAGCAAGTCCCTCTCCCCGTCGCCCTCGCGCAAGCCGGGGAAGCCCAGGAGGCCCCGGGGCgacgagccgccgccgccgcaagGCAAGACGGTCTCGCGGGACGACCGGCCGGCGTCCAAGAAGAACCAAGCCGAGGGCAGGCGCCCCAAGACTCCGGCCGACGACCGGCGCGCCAAGTCCCGAGACTCGCCGCGGAGccacgacggcggcggcggcaaccaGGGCAAAGGCACCCCGTCCCGATGGAGGAGCGGCTGGGACGAGAACAAACA TCTTAAGCCGGGGGAACCTCACGCCAAGCTCGGACCGCAGAGACACAAACCTTACAACACCCCGACGCGGCCCACCACCCCGCGAACGCCAAAGCATCGGCTCAGCGTGGACGCCAACCTTCAGATTCCGGAAGCCCTCAACTCGGCGTCGAAGAAAGACCTACTCCGAAGG GCGAGCAAGAGCCTGGAGAGCGGCGAGATTACCCAGGAGGACTTCCTGAACATGGCCCACAAGATCAAGAACTTCTTCCAGTATCAGGAGGAGAAGCAACAGCACCCAGAGACGTGGACCGACGACGATGACTTCCCCGCCAAGAATGCCACGCCCCTCGACCAGGCTCAGTTGACGTACTTTGAGCACAAGTCCAAGCTGAAGAAGACGCAGGTGGCGCGCCGCTCCCCCGGAGAAGGATGGGAGGGCTTGGAGGAATGCGAGGGGCCGGGCCGGCCCACGCGAGAGCTGG CGGAGAGGGAGAGCATGGAACGCGAAGAACAAAGACCTCCGCTGGCCCCCATGGTCGAAGAGTACAACCACGGCAAAGAGTTCCCGGCGCTTAAAGGCCTTCGCTTCAGGAGGAGGGCTGACCCCAGAGAGACCA GCGAAAGGGAGTGGAACTCCCCCTTGACGGAGCGGCAACGCGAGGAGCAAAAGAGCGGTTACGACGTCCCCCGCCGCTACGCCGAGTCCAGACACCCGGACCCGAGGCGCACCGACGGTTTCCACCCGTCCGCCGCCCCCGTTCTCAGGAACTGTCCGAGCCCGTCGTCTCAGGAGACGCCGGTCCCCATGTTCGAGCGCGAGCGCCTCTCGCCCCTCCACCAGAAGGACGTGGCCGACGTGAGCCCCGTCGCGCGCTTTGAGAGCCCCAACAGCGAGCACTCGGACGACGGTCCGCTTCCCCTGGACGCGGCGCCGGTCATTGCGGGCAACGTGCCGGGCGGGATGCCTCCCAACGTGCGGCGTTCGCCCGGACGCAGCCCCCCGCACGACGGCGGCCCCCCGCTCGCCCGCTTTGAGCCTCCCGGCGGGCACCCGGGCCCGTCTCGAGCCCACCCCCCGGGCTGGTACGGCGAGCCGCCTCACTTTGAGGTCCCCCGCTCGGGCGTGTCCCCTCACCACCCGCCCGAGAGGTTTAACGTGCCTCCGGGAGCGTTGAGGAACGTGGACAACATGGGTCCCTTCGAAGGCCCGGGGAGGTTTGACGGAGCGGGACCCGGACCCGGGCTCTTTGACAACTGCGGCGTTCCGTGCTACGACAACAACCTGGGCCCCGGCCCCGGACCGATGGGCTTCCCGCTGCAGCAGCAAGGGATGCCTTTTGACAATCCCGCGTTGAGACAGGACGGCTCCGGTCCCCCCATGCTTTTCGAGGCCCACGGCCAGCCGGGACCCAGGTTCGAGCTGGCTGCCCAGGGCCCGTGCTTCGACGGCCCGCCGGGCCAGCAGGCGCCCCCCGGATTTCCGCCTCAACTGACCATTCCGATGCGGCCCATGCCCCCGCCCATGTACGAGAACCCTCTCCCGCCCCCGCAAGGCTTCCCCATGGCTCCGCAGCCTTTCCCGGAGGCCGGAGTCAACCAAGCGTTCCACCCGGGGGGGCCCATGGCGTTCCCCGGCCCCCCCAACGTGGTTCAGCCCTCGGCCAACTTCAACATCCTGCCCGGTCCCCCGTTCGGCCAGCCCAACACCGGCCCCTTCTTCAACCCTGCTGTGGCTTCGGTCAACATGCAGCAGCCG GTGAACGTGTTGAACATGAACCAGCCTTTCCTGCCCCACAACCCAGTGCCTTTTGGACAGCCGG CCCCCCAAATGCCCCCGGCGGAAAACCACCTGGGTCAGGTTGACGTCAACGACTTGCTCTCCAAACTCATCTCCACCGGCATCATTAAAGGGTCCCAGCCGGACCCCGCGGCCCCCGTCAACG AGTTACCCGTCGTGGCGGCGCCGGAGGCGGCGCCcacggaggaggaggaagaagaggaagtggaGGACGATTTCCCGGATCTGACGGACTTCAAGCTGGACGACATGAAACT GCGTTACGAGGGCGTGGTGACCAAGCTGTACTCTGGGAACCAGTGCTGCCTGTGCAGCATGAGGTTCACCGTGGCGCAAACCGACCTCTACGCCGATCACCTGGACTGGCACTTCCGGCAGAACCACGCGGGCAAGGTGGCGGGCAGAAAGATCACGCACCGCCGCTG GACTGGGTGGAGTTTGAAGAGATTGCCGACTTGGAGGAGCGAGCCAAGAGCCTGTTCTTTGAGAAGGAGAGCGAGGAGGAGGTTCAGAAGAGCCAGGCGGCCGCCAAAGAGAAGGAGTTTCAGAGCGTCAAAGCCGCCAAAGACCAAGTGGCAGAG CTGTGCGAAATCTGCCAGGAGCCCTTTGAGACGTACTGggtggaagaagaggaagactGGTTCCTCAAAAACGCCATCAGAGTCGACGATAAG AACTTCCATCCTTCCTGTTTCGAGGATTATAAAAAC ACCTCTTCGTACGTCGACGCGACGCCGTCGCCCAACAAAGTACTGA
- the pcf11 gene encoding pre-mRNA cleavage complex 2 protein Pcf11 isoform X1 — MDCLVLSSHAGDKFGVAFPGSKMDDSTAREDACQEYKSSLEDLTFNSKPHINMLTILAEENVSFAKDIVAIIEAQISKAAAAEKLPVLYLVDSIVKNVGGEYLAVFAKNLITSFICVFEKVEENTRKSLFKLRSTWDEVFPLKKLYALDVRVNSVDPAWPIKPLPPTVNASIHVNPKFLKQSEEAPSPRPSPPQPPPTPPPPAAAAVQASLTQEQLIRQQLLAKQKQLLELQQKKIELELEQTKAQLAGGFSVLTATPGPPVATPKPVGQPTPVVRSVVAPQPPIDPKLPTRDPRLNRLGPPKGKESSAGKKEFPPSALISAITAERRAAERAPLSEKPRIPKKDDKPSLKSPQVTKTPQSKTKQPEADHQKSADNAKKDPRLKKRGPDKAGDEEQKDKKSRSAELPKAYRGRLQNGSLAKHERVDSAEKAGGNARSHARKRTRSRSRSRSPTSPKRKDRRSPKSRTRSKSLSPSPSRKPGKPRRPRGDEPPPPQGKTVSRDDRPASKKNQAEGRRPKTPADDRRAKSRDSPRSHDGGGGNQGKGTPSRWRSGWDENKHLKPGEPHAKLGPQRHKPYNTPTRPTTPRTPKHRLSVDANLQIPEALNSASKKDLLRRASKSLESGEITQEDFLNMAHKIKNFFQYQEEKQQHPETWTDDDDFPAKNATPLDQAQLTYFEHKSKLKKTQVARRSPGEGWEGLEECEGPGRPTRELAERESMEREEQRPPLAPMVEEYNHGKEFPALKGLRFRRRADPRETSEREWNSPLTERQREEQKSGYDVPRRYAESRHPDPRRTDGFHPSAAPVLRNCPSPSSQETPVPMFERERLSPLHQKDVADVSPVARFESPNSEHSDDGPLPLDAAPVIAGNVPGGMPPNVRRSPGRSPPHDGGPPLARFEPPGGHPGPSRAHPPGWYGEPPHFEVPRSGVSPHHPPERFNVPPGALRNVDNMGPFEGPGRFDGAGPGPGLFDNCGVPCYDNNLGPGPGPMGFPLQQQGMPFDNPALRQDGSGPPMLFEAHGQPGPRFELAAQGPCFDGPPGQQAPPGFPPQLTIPMRPMPPPMYENPLPPPQGFPMAPQPFPEAGVNQAFHPGGPMAFPGPPNVVQPSANFNILPGPPFGQPNTGPFFNPAVASVNMQQPVNVLNMNQPFLPHNPVPFGQPAPQMPPAENHLGQVDVNDLLSKLISTGIIKGSQPDPAAPVNELPVVAAPEAAPTEEEEEEEVEDDFPDLTDFKLDDMKLRYEGVVTKLYSGNQCCLCSMRFTVAQTDLYADHLDWHFRQNHAGKVAGRKITHRRWYYGLVDWVEFEEIADLEERAKSLFFEKESEEEVQKSQAAAKEKEFQSVKAAKDQVAELCEICQEPFETYWVEEEEDWFLKNAIRVDDKNFHPSCFEDYKNTSSYVDATPSPNKVLSEHPLSVFTKKEEEEEPPSCAFAAAAAAAAAIKQEDDSAVKTEEETEERPTDVKLEEEGQ, encoded by the exons ATGGACTGCTTAGTGCTCAGTTCGCATGCTGGCGACAAATTTGGTGTAGCTTTTCCCGGCTCAAAGATGGACGACAGCACGGCGAGGGAAGATGCATGCCAAGAGTACAAGTCCTCGCTGGAAGACCTCACATTCAACAGCAAGCCGCACATCAACATGCTGACCATCCTGGCCGAGGAAAACGTCAGCTTCGCCAAGGATATCGTCGCGATAATTGAAGCACAAATAAGCAAG GCCGCAGCAGCCGAGAAGCTTCCAGTTTTGTACTTAGTGGATTCCATAGTGAAGAATGTTGGAGGAGAGTACCTAGCAGTGTTTGCTAAAAACCTAATCACTTCATTTATATGTGTCTTTGAAAAG GTGGAAGAGAACACTAGAAAGAGTTTGTTTAAGTTGCGATCGACATGGGATGAGGTATTTCCTCTGAAGAAACTGTACGCCTTAGACGTGCGGGTCAACTCGGTGGACCCGGCGTGGCCAATCAAGCCTCTGCCGCCCACAGTGAATGCCAGCATCCACGTCAACCCCAAGTTTTTAAAACAG TCGGAGGAGGCGCCTTCTCCGAGACCGAGCCCTCCGCAACCGCCGCCgactccgccgccgccggcggctGCGGCCGTTCAGGCCAGCCTGACTCAAGAGCAGCTGATTAGACAGCAGCTGTTGGCCAAACAGAAGCAACTACTGGAGCTTCAACAGAAGAAGATTGAGCTGGAACTGGAGCAGACCAAAGCACAGCTG GCGGGAGGATTTTCCGTACTCACGGCAACCCCAGGACCGCCCGTGGCCACCCCGAAGCCAGTAGGTCAACCCACTCCCGTGGTTCGATCGGTGGTCGCCCCCCAGCCTCCGATCGACCCCAAGCTACCGACCCGAGACCCGCGTCTGAATCGCCTGGGCCCGCCTAAAGGAAAAGAGTCGTCCGCTGGCAAAAAGGAATTCCCCCCTTCGGCTCTCATCTCCGCCATAACGGCGGAAAGGCGGGCGGCGGAGAGGGCGCCTCTTTCGGAAAAGCCGCGGATTCCCAAAAAGGACGACAAGCCCAGCCTGAAGTCTCCTCAAGTGACTAAAACCCCCCAGAGTAAGACCAAGCAACCGGAGGCAGACCACCAGAAGTCAGCAGACAATGCAAAGAAGGATCCCAGGCTGAAAAAGCGGGGTCCCGATAAGGCCGGAGACGAGGAGCAGAAGGACAAGAAGAGTCGTAGCGCCGAGCTCCCCAAGGCCTACAGGGGAAGGCTGCAGAACGGCTCCTTGGCCAAACACGAGCGCGTGGATTCCGCCGAGAAGGCGGGCGGCAACGCCCGCTCGCACGCCAGGAAGCGCACGCGCTCTCGATCCAGGTCGCGCTCGCCGACCTCGCCCAAGAGGAAAGACAGGAGGTCGCCCAAGAGCAGAACCAGGAGCAAGTCCCTCTCCCCGTCGCCCTCGCGCAAGCCGGGGAAGCCCAGGAGGCCCCGGGGCgacgagccgccgccgccgcaagGCAAGACGGTCTCGCGGGACGACCGGCCGGCGTCCAAGAAGAACCAAGCCGAGGGCAGGCGCCCCAAGACTCCGGCCGACGACCGGCGCGCCAAGTCCCGAGACTCGCCGCGGAGccacgacggcggcggcggcaaccaGGGCAAAGGCACCCCGTCCCGATGGAGGAGCGGCTGGGACGAGAACAAACA TCTTAAGCCGGGGGAACCTCACGCCAAGCTCGGACCGCAGAGACACAAACCTTACAACACCCCGACGCGGCCCACCACCCCGCGAACGCCAAAGCATCGGCTCAGCGTGGACGCCAACCTTCAGATTCCGGAAGCCCTCAACTCGGCGTCGAAGAAAGACCTACTCCGAAGG GCGAGCAAGAGCCTGGAGAGCGGCGAGATTACCCAGGAGGACTTCCTGAACATGGCCCACAAGATCAAGAACTTCTTCCAGTATCAGGAGGAGAAGCAACAGCACCCAGAGACGTGGACCGACGACGATGACTTCCCCGCCAAGAATGCCACGCCCCTCGACCAGGCTCAGTTGACGTACTTTGAGCACAAGTCCAAGCTGAAGAAGACGCAGGTGGCGCGCCGCTCCCCCGGAGAAGGATGGGAGGGCTTGGAGGAATGCGAGGGGCCGGGCCGGCCCACGCGAGAGCTGG CGGAGAGGGAGAGCATGGAACGCGAAGAACAAAGACCTCCGCTGGCCCCCATGGTCGAAGAGTACAACCACGGCAAAGAGTTCCCGGCGCTTAAAGGCCTTCGCTTCAGGAGGAGGGCTGACCCCAGAGAGACCA GCGAAAGGGAGTGGAACTCCCCCTTGACGGAGCGGCAACGCGAGGAGCAAAAGAGCGGTTACGACGTCCCCCGCCGCTACGCCGAGTCCAGACACCCGGACCCGAGGCGCACCGACGGTTTCCACCCGTCCGCCGCCCCCGTTCTCAGGAACTGTCCGAGCCCGTCGTCTCAGGAGACGCCGGTCCCCATGTTCGAGCGCGAGCGCCTCTCGCCCCTCCACCAGAAGGACGTGGCCGACGTGAGCCCCGTCGCGCGCTTTGAGAGCCCCAACAGCGAGCACTCGGACGACGGTCCGCTTCCCCTGGACGCGGCGCCGGTCATTGCGGGCAACGTGCCGGGCGGGATGCCTCCCAACGTGCGGCGTTCGCCCGGACGCAGCCCCCCGCACGACGGCGGCCCCCCGCTCGCCCGCTTTGAGCCTCCCGGCGGGCACCCGGGCCCGTCTCGAGCCCACCCCCCGGGCTGGTACGGCGAGCCGCCTCACTTTGAGGTCCCCCGCTCGGGCGTGTCCCCTCACCACCCGCCCGAGAGGTTTAACGTGCCTCCGGGAGCGTTGAGGAACGTGGACAACATGGGTCCCTTCGAAGGCCCGGGGAGGTTTGACGGAGCGGGACCCGGACCCGGGCTCTTTGACAACTGCGGCGTTCCGTGCTACGACAACAACCTGGGCCCCGGCCCCGGACCGATGGGCTTCCCGCTGCAGCAGCAAGGGATGCCTTTTGACAATCCCGCGTTGAGACAGGACGGCTCCGGTCCCCCCATGCTTTTCGAGGCCCACGGCCAGCCGGGACCCAGGTTCGAGCTGGCTGCCCAGGGCCCGTGCTTCGACGGCCCGCCGGGCCAGCAGGCGCCCCCCGGATTTCCGCCTCAACTGACCATTCCGATGCGGCCCATGCCCCCGCCCATGTACGAGAACCCTCTCCCGCCCCCGCAAGGCTTCCCCATGGCTCCGCAGCCTTTCCCGGAGGCCGGAGTCAACCAAGCGTTCCACCCGGGGGGGCCCATGGCGTTCCCCGGCCCCCCCAACGTGGTTCAGCCCTCGGCCAACTTCAACATCCTGCCCGGTCCCCCGTTCGGCCAGCCCAACACCGGCCCCTTCTTCAACCCTGCTGTGGCTTCGGTCAACATGCAGCAGCCG GTGAACGTGTTGAACATGAACCAGCCTTTCCTGCCCCACAACCCAGTGCCTTTTGGACAGCCGG CCCCCCAAATGCCCCCGGCGGAAAACCACCTGGGTCAGGTTGACGTCAACGACTTGCTCTCCAAACTCATCTCCACCGGCATCATTAAAGGGTCCCAGCCGGACCCCGCGGCCCCCGTCAACG AGTTACCCGTCGTGGCGGCGCCGGAGGCGGCGCCcacggaggaggaggaagaagaggaagtggaGGACGATTTCCCGGATCTGACGGACTTCAAGCTGGACGACATGAAACT GCGTTACGAGGGCGTGGTGACCAAGCTGTACTCTGGGAACCAGTGCTGCCTGTGCAGCATGAGGTTCACCGTGGCGCAAACCGACCTCTACGCCGATCACCTGGACTGGCACTTCCGGCAGAACCACGCGGGCAAGGTGGCGGGCAGAAAGATCACGCACCGCCGCTGGTACTACGGCCTGGTG GACTGGGTGGAGTTTGAAGAGATTGCCGACTTGGAGGAGCGAGCCAAGAGCCTGTTCTTTGAGAAGGAGAGCGAGGAGGAGGTTCAGAAGAGCCAGGCGGCCGCCAAAGAGAAGGAGTTTCAGAGCGTCAAAGCCGCCAAAGACCAAGTGGCAGAG CTGTGCGAAATCTGCCAGGAGCCCTTTGAGACGTACTGggtggaagaagaggaagactGGTTCCTCAAAAACGCCATCAGAGTCGACGATAAG AACTTCCATCCTTCCTGTTTCGAGGATTATAAAAAC ACCTCTTCGTACGTCGACGCGACGCCGTCGCCCAACAAAGTACTGAGCGAACACCCGCTGAGCGTATTCACCaagaaagaggaagaagaggaaccTCCATCTTGTGCCttcgccgccgctgccgccgccgccgccgccatcaaGCAAGAAGACGATTCGGCGGTGAAGACGGAGGAAGAAACGGAGGAGCGTCCAACTGATGTGAAATTGGAAGAAGAGGGACAGTGA
- the ccdc90b gene encoding coiled-coil domain-containing protein 90B, mitochondrial — protein sequence MNRILRRLTLRRLSNWRDVHIGKPTATFDVRKVELTPLEQRKLTFDSYAMMKELASSGLEKHQAELIVSALVTLATANLDIVYKDMVTKSHQEIALQQIMAHLDAIRKDMVILEKSDFANLRSENAKMKRELEQLQNRLKEESEKIKAETKLDINLERSRVSDMFTEQNRKLMEASTEFHQKRAELEHDNMETSKKMDLQVASLKTVLESLKLETIRYLAATVFSCLAIALGVYRLWR from the exons ATGAACCGAATTTTGCGGCGCTTGACGCTCCGGCGTTTGTCAAACTGGAGAG ATGTCCATATTGGCAAACCGACGGCGACTTTTGACGTGAGGAAAGTCGAACTAACTCCCCTGGAGCAGCGAAAGCTCACGTTCGACTCCTACGCCATGATGAAAGAGCTGGCGAGTAGTG GCTTGGAGAAGCACCAAGCGGAACTGATCGTCTCCGCCCTGGTGACGTTAGCGACGGCCAACTTGGACATCGTCTACAAGGACATGGTGACCAAGTCGCATCAG GAAATTGCCTTGCAGCAGATTATGGCCCACTTGGACGCCATCAGGAAGGACATGGTGATCCTGGAGAAGAGCGACTTTGCCAACCTGCGTTCCGAGAATGCG AAGATGAAGCGAGAGCTGGAGCAGCTGCAGAACCGACTGAAA GAAGAGAGtgaaaaaatcaaagcggaaacCAAATTGGACATCAACCTGGAGAGAAGCCGCGTTTCCGACATG TTCACAGAACAAAACAGAAAACTGATGGAGGCCAGCACAGAATTCCACCAAAAG AGAGCAGAATTAGAACACGACAACATGGAGACCAGCAAGAAGATGGACCTGCAGGTGGCCTCGCTCAAAACAGTCCTGGAGTCCCTCAAGCTAGAGACCATCCGCTACCTCGCAG CCACGGTTTTCTCCTGCCTGGCTATTGCTCTCGGGGTCTACCGCCTGTGGAGGTGA